The segment CACCGGCCGGTTCGCTACCTCGACCCCACAGGATGCCGAGTCATGGCGCCGCCTCGGGAGGTTCGAGAAGCCCAGGCCCGGCGAGGTCGTGCGCTCGCGGATGGTCGGGGCGAAGCCGGCCTACGTGTGGGACATCTCCCAGACCACCGGCGGCCCGTACCCGGAGCGACCGACGCCGGTTCTGCTGGAAGGCGAGGCTCCGGCCGGGCTGTGGGACGGCTTGTCTGCGTTGGTGGAGGCAGATGGCTACCGGGTGCTGCGGGTCGAGCACGAGGGCCTGATCCACGGCGCGAACGGGCTGACCGACTTCGCGGCGCGCACCGTCGCGGTGCGCACGAACATGGACCCCGCCGCCCAGGTCAAGACGCTCGCGCACGAGCTGGGGCATGTCCGGCTGCACGGCCCCGACAACCCGGATTGGGTGGGGCATCGCGGGATCGGCGAGGTCGAAGCCGAGTCCGTCGCGCTGATGATCGGCGCCGCGCACGGCATGGACACCGTCGCCTACACGATTCCCTACGTGTCGGGCTGGGCTGGCACGGTGAAGGACAAGGACCCGGCCGAGGTCGTCCAGGCCACCGGCGAACGGGTCCGGAAAGCAGCGGGCGCGATCCTCGACGCGCTGGACACGGTGCAGCTCGGGGCCGGCGACCCACCTGGCCTGACCCGCGAGACCGCACAGCCGGAGCGGGGCGTGCGGTCTGAGCGAGTTCCTTTGGTCGCGGCGAACCTCCCGCGCCCGGCGGCTCCGCGCGAGCTGGCGGTCAGGAGCCTGTGATGGGTGCCGCTGTTCTGTTCGCCGCGGTCGCCGGTCTGTCGTTGTCGGAGGCGGCGGCACGGTTCGCAGCCACGGGGGTGCCGGTGTTCCCGTGCGTGCCGGGCGGGAAGCGTCCGCTGGTCGAGCACGGCTTCCACGACGCAAGCACGGATGGCGGTCAGATCGTCGCGTGGTGGCGGCGCTGGCCGGGAGCCAACATCGGTGCGCCGACCGGGCAAGCGTCCGGGATGGAGGTCGTCGATGTCGACCGCAGGACGGCAGGGTCGGGCTTCGATGCGTTCGACCGCGCCCGCCGCGCCGGGCTTGTGGACGGGTGGCTGGCGCTGGTGCGCACGCCCTCGGGCGGGATGCACGCCTACTTCCCGGCGGACGCGGCCCGGCCGCAACCGTCGTGGCAGGCCGCCCGCGTCCATGTGGACTTCCGGGGAGCCGGCGGATACGTCGTCGTGTCGCCCTCGCTAGTTGAGGGCGAGAGCGGACGCGGCCGGTACGAGCTGGTAGGCCGGGCGCAGCCGCACCCGGCCCCGGTGGACGCGACGGCGCTGCGGAACTTCCTCGACCCCCGTCCCGAGCCGGCGTTCCGCCGCTCCGGGGCGACCCGAGCTGAGGACGCCGAGCGGCTGGCCGGCTGGGTCGCCGCACTCGGGGAGGGCGAGCGCAACCGGGGCCTGTTCTGGGCCGCGTGCCGTCTCGCAGAGGCTGGCGTCGCGCCCTCGGTGACCCTGGGTGCGCTCGGGCCGGCGGCGGAGCAGATCGGCCTGCCGCCGCGCGAGGTCGTCACCACGATCCGCTCTGCCTACCGTGCCACCGGCGCCATCCCGGTGCGCGCGGATGCCTCCGCGCCGGGGCGCGGTGAAGCGTTCCGCCGCCCGGTGCGGGTCGAAGGGCAGGTGCTCTCATGAGTCCCGCGCAGGTGCTGGATCGGTCGGGTCCTCGTGGCCGGGTTGCGGTCGGAACTGCGACGGTCGGGACGGTTCTGATCGCCGGCCTCGCGTTCTGGCTCTCCTTCACCGCGCTCACGAACCTGGCTCAACGCTCCGGGGTCGCAGGGCGGCAGGCGTGGGCGTGGCCGTTGATCGTGGACGGGCTGATCGTTGTCGCCACGGTCGCCGTCGCCGCTCTGGACCGGCACCGGGCGGCCTGGTATCCGTGGCTGCTGCTGATGGCCGGGACCGCCGTCTCGGTGACCGCGAACGCTTTGCACGCCACCGTGGCCGCGGACCCGAGCGTGCCTGGCCTGCTGGCCGGGTGCGTGGCCGCGGTTCCGCCGCTGGTGCTGCTGGCCTCCACGCACCTGACCGTTGTCCTCGTCCGCTCCCACCGTCCTCCAGGAGCCGTGCCCGCCGAGGTGCCCTCCCAAGTGTGGTCCAAGGAGCCGGAAGCCGGTGAGGACGCGGTGCCCTCTGCGATGTCGAGTGCGGTGGAGGTGCCCGTGACGGATGCCGCCTCGCAGCCAGGCGACCGGCGCGAGCTCGCGGCCGGGCTGCGCGCCGACGGCTGGTCGAACAAAGCCATCGCCCGTGAACTCGGCGTCGCCCCGTCCACGGTCGGGCGCTGGTTCCCCAAGACCGACACCGCGCCGGAGACGACCGGGACGACGACTCGCGTCGAGGCGCTGGACGCACCTGACTGGCGAGACAACCGGACGTCACAGGAGGAGCTGACCGCATGAACGACACGGACCCGACCGGACAGGCGAACCCGGACGCCGAGAGCACGAACAGCACCGCGACCGCGGGCCGTCCCGAGACCCAGGAGGTCTCCGAGCTCGCCCGGCACGCGGACCCTTCCCAAGCGGCGGGCAAGGCTTCGGCCCAGACGGCGGCGGAAGCGTCGGAGAAGGTGAAGCGGGGCGTCGTGTGGGTGCGGCCCTCGGAGCTGATGAGCATGGCGAGCGCCCGCGCCGCGGGCCGGGGCATCGACTTCCATGCCGATCTCGCCCGCCGCGCGCGGGCTCCGATGGGCCAGGCGGTCGCAACGTCACGGCGGGCGGTCAGTGAGCGTGCGCGGCGGCTGCCGCCGGTGACCGCGTTTGGCCGCCGCAGCGCCTCGCCGGCGGGCGCGACTCGCTTTGGGATCGGGCTGAGGTGAGCTGACATGCACCGGCTCAGCACCACGTCGACCGCCGGCCCGATCACCGGGCGGACGTCGCGTGCTGGGGAGCGCGTGCGCACCTGCCGTTCAGGAGGTGCCGTCATGCGCGAGCAGAACACCCAACAGGAGACCGGGGGCCGATCTCCGAGACAGGCCCAGCCGAAGGCCGGGGGTCTTGGCTTCGAGGACTCCGAGGGGCTGCGCGCACTGCTGACCCGGCTCCACGAGACGGGGCACGGTGCGTGGCGTGAGGACCCGGAGGTCGGGCCGCTGATGCGTCACGCCGCGCAGAAGTACGCCGCGCTGGCGAAGAAGCACGGTCTGGACCCGTGGGAGGCGGCCACCGCGGCGTTCGAGGCGATGCGCAGCCCCTCGGTGCGGGCCGCGGACGACCCGTGGGCGATGGTCACCCACGCGGTTCGGGTGACCTGCATCGCCGAAGAGCGCGGCCAGGGGCTGCTTTGCTCGACGGGGCGTGCCCGCCGGCCGCAGTATTCGGCCTTCCACGACGCGGAGCGGTTCTCCGACCGGGAGAACCTGCTGACCGACTACCACCCCGCCTTCCAGACCCCGCCACCCGACGCCGAGGAGGAGCCCGAACAGGCCAGCGCGGGCGAGGAGACGACCAGCGTCGCCTCCGCCGTCGAGGACACGATCGCGCTGTTCACGCTGCTGGGCTGGCCCTCCTCCATCGCCCGCGGCGGGGTGGAGTACGTCTGCGCTCGCCTGGCCGAGTCCGCCTCCCGGACCTCGGCGTTCGAGTCGCTGCGCCGCGACTATCCCGGCCGTCTCCTGCTGGGCCTTTCCGGGCCGTCGTGGATGGGGTTGCTGCGGGTCGTGCTCGGCAACCCGGACCCCGATCTGGCCCACACCGCCGCCGGCCGCGGGGTGCTGCTGCGCCTGCTGATCGGCGAGCCCCTGCGTGTGCTCCTGACCGACGACCCGCTGCTGGCGGAGGTGGTCGCCTCCGCCCCCGACGCCGGGAGGCGCCGTGAGTAGTGGCGGTCCCGGTTACATCCAGCTCCAGCGGGCACTCGACTCCATCCGGGTCGGGCGCCGCCACCGCGCCAAGCTCGGAGACATCGACGCCCTTGCGAACTCGATGGAGGAGAACGGCGTCTTCCAGATCATCACCATCGACCCGGACGGCAACCTCGTGTGCGGGCTGCGACGCCTGGCCGCGATGCGCAAGCTCGGCTGGAAGACCGCCGACGTGTGGGTTCGGCCAGGGATCAGCGACCGGCTCGGAGAGCTGCTGGCCGAGCAGGACGACAACCTGCTGCACAAGCCTCTCACTTTGACCGAGCAGGCCTCGCTCTACCGGGAGCTGAAGACGCTCATGGCCGAGGACGCCGCCCGCCGGCAGGAGGCCTCCCGGTTCACGGCCGGCGGGCAGAACCCCAGGTCGCACGGTGCCGCCACCGTGGCGGCACCGTCAACAGGCCCCGCTTCGACTGGCCCCGCTCTGGCCGGCTCCGGGGACAGCCGGGCGCAGGCCGCCGTCATGGTCACCGGCCGCGCCTCGTACACGAGCATGGAACGCATCGGCGAGCTCCAGCGCCTGGCCGCCGACGAGTCCCAGCCGGCCGCGGTCCGGGAGAGGGCAGCCGCGGAGCTGGAGGGCATCGACGCGGGCGGGTCGATCACCGCCGCCCACCAGCGCACCCGCACGGAGCTGTCTCTGGCCGAGCTCGACGAGCTCGCCGCCGACTCCTCGATCCCCGAGGACGTGCGCGCCCGTGCTGCCCGCGACGCGGCCGAGCTGCGGACGGCCGAGGCGCCGACGCGCGCCGTCGAGCTGGAACGCCTGGCCGCCGAGGCACTGGCCCGCGTGCGCGGCGACAAGAGGCGCGGCAAGCGTCCCCGCCCGGCCGCCACCCCTGCCGCATCGGCCGGGGTGATGACGGTGCGCGCGTTCGTGCTGACCTGGGACGAGCTGGCGCTGTGGTGGGAGCGGTGCGACCCGGCCGAGGTCGGCCCGGCGCTGACCGAGGAGCAATGGCAGCGGTTCGAGCAGACCGTCGCCGGCACGGCCGCATTCGCACAGGCCGCAGATGCCGCTCGCCGGCAAGCACGCCTGCACGCCGTCTGAACTCTCCGCAAGGCGCCGGCGGCGAGCTCCGGGTGCCGGCCGCGCACCTTCCCGGCACACCGCCTCGTGGAAGGACCCCCTCGCATGGACGAGCCTGCAACCCCGTCTGCCTCCCGGTCAGGAGAGAGCCGGCCCCGCCGAGTCCTGGCTGTCGTCATCGTCGCGCTCGTCGTGGCAGCGGGATTCATCGGCGTGGGCGTCTACGGCCTCGTCCACGGCCCCGGCACCGGGGACGCAGCGCCTGGTGGCCCAGGCAACACCGGCAGCCCCGCCCTGATTGTCACGGCACCAGCCACGCCCG is part of the Cumulibacter manganitolerans genome and harbors:
- a CDS encoding ArdC-like ssDNA-binding domain-containing protein is translated as MATEEETRAARDAKLDALHQRLTASVEQLVSADDWRQALEFAARFRSRSFGNTLLIFVQHLDAFEKGLVPDPEPTYVAGYKQWQALGRQVNKGQPGYQIMAPVTGRFATSTPQDAESWRRLGRFEKPRPGEVVRSRMVGAKPAYVWDISQTTGGPYPERPTPVLLEGEAPAGLWDGLSALVEADGYRVLRVEHEGLIHGANGLTDFAARTVAVRTNMDPAAQVKTLAHELGHVRLHGPDNPDWVGHRGIGEVEAESVALMIGAAHGMDTVAYTIPYVSGWAGTVKDKDPAEVVQATGERVRKAAGAILDALDTVQLGAGDPPGLTRETAQPERGVRSERVPLVAANLPRPAAPRELAVRSL
- a CDS encoding bifunctional DNA primase/polymerase — translated: MGAAVLFAAVAGLSLSEAAARFAATGVPVFPCVPGGKRPLVEHGFHDASTDGGQIVAWWRRWPGANIGAPTGQASGMEVVDVDRRTAGSGFDAFDRARRAGLVDGWLALVRTPSGGMHAYFPADAARPQPSWQAARVHVDFRGAGGYVVVSPSLVEGESGRGRYELVGRAQPHPAPVDATALRNFLDPRPEPAFRRSGATRAEDAERLAGWVAALGEGERNRGLFWAACRLAEAGVAPSVTLGALGPAAEQIGLPPREVVTTIRSAYRATGAIPVRADASAPGRGEAFRRPVRVEGQVLS
- a CDS encoding DUF2637 domain-containing protein is translated as MSPAQVLDRSGPRGRVAVGTATVGTVLIAGLAFWLSFTALTNLAQRSGVAGRQAWAWPLIVDGLIVVATVAVAALDRHRAAWYPWLLLMAGTAVSVTANALHATVAADPSVPGLLAGCVAAVPPLVLLASTHLTVVLVRSHRPPGAVPAEVPSQVWSKEPEAGEDAVPSAMSSAVEVPVTDAASQPGDRRELAAGLRADGWSNKAIARELGVAPSTVGRWFPKTDTAPETTGTTTRVEALDAPDWRDNRTSQEELTA
- a CDS encoding ParB N-terminal domain-containing protein, translating into MSSGGPGYIQLQRALDSIRVGRRHRAKLGDIDALANSMEENGVFQIITIDPDGNLVCGLRRLAAMRKLGWKTADVWVRPGISDRLGELLAEQDDNLLHKPLTLTEQASLYRELKTLMAEDAARRQEASRFTAGGQNPRSHGAATVAAPSTGPASTGPALAGSGDSRAQAAVMVTGRASYTSMERIGELQRLAADESQPAAVRERAAAELEGIDAGGSITAAHQRTRTELSLAELDELAADSSIPEDVRARAARDAAELRTAEAPTRAVELERLAAEALARVRGDKRRGKRPRPAATPAASAGVMTVRAFVLTWDELALWWERCDPAEVGPALTEEQWQRFEQTVAGTAAFAQAADAARRQARLHAV